CagcttccttcctcctcctctgtctctgtagagagagagagagagcgggaaTGTCCCCTTCTTCGATTACGTGCTCCAGATTCGCCATAATCGCCGCAGCTGCACTTCTACTCCAGTCCCTCGGCCTCTCCCTCTTCATCTTCGGCTTCTTCCCCACCAACCCTGCTCTCTCTGGCGTCAGGTGCGTTCCTTGACACCGAAAATTCGCCAGTAATTGCTACGCGCTTGGTTCGAGGTTGCAGATGATCCGGATGCGTCGACCCATTTTgcaatttctgaacttttttctgttttgtctTCTgggtctcgccgtcgccgtcgtcagtGGACCGGAGAGCTTCCGTGCGCCGTGGCCCAACGGCGTTGGAAATGATTCGGCGGCGGCATTGCCTCCTGAAGAGCTCAAGCGGTTGTATCAGGTTCGGTATTTGCTTACCCCTGTTTTGAGATGGTGAATTGCGAGTCCTCTGCTTAGGGGCGCCtggattttcttgattttgatgatgcatttgctaTTTTAGGAATTATCTGAGATCAGCCCTCCGTTCGATCGGCTAATTCTAATGGTTTGTAATCTTGCTCGTGCTTGAGATATTTGCCGAGTGAAGATGCTCCTGGCACCAGCTCTTTATTTTTGCATTATGAATGTAACTCGATAGTAAGTACTAGCTGCCCACTGCACCCATGTCAGTTTAGGTTGTTGATGGTCTTCCAGCAGAATTTGTGCTTGGAAGGGACGACAAGCCTCCAAGAGAGGCTTTTGTTGAAGCCATGCCTTATACTCAGTTGTTACTAGCGAATGGATCTGCAGTTGGGTACCATGCAAAGGCTGCACCTCCGACTGTTACGATGCCGTGCTTGAAGGTTGTTTCTTTGGGCTACTTCTATGTTTTAGGTTGATGTTTCCTCTTCTTATTAACGGTCCAAGTTTCTGTGGTTCCAGGCTATGGTTTCTGGGGCAATTGGAGGATTTCTGGACTTGCCACTCAACTTTAATACACAAGCTTTGCAAGATGATAATATTATTGGTAAATCAAGTTGGATTGTCATACTTATTATATAAAATGATCTTGTGGATCTGTACACATTGTGAAATTTGGTGGATCATTTCAACTGTTGTGAATGGTTAAACTATTAAACGATGACATGGTTTAATATCTAAATGTTGTTGTAGTCCCACCCATGCATAGGTTGGACTTTGCCGTTAGatctaagaatagaaatatataaTTGGGAATTTATTACGCTATACCTTGATACCTTGTAAAATTTTGTGAGAGCACTGCCAACTATtgtaaaagtttaagctattagatgacgTCAAATTTTACTATTTAGAATTTATAACACACATCACTTGTGTACTTCTTGTATGGTAGGTCAATTCTTTCGGACTGGTAGGAAGATGGTCATGCATGGTGATGACACATGGCTTAAGTTATTTCTAGGCACGATGGAGTGAGCAGTTTTTTTGTGAGTGGTTTTCACCAACAAGTGTTCTTCATATGGTTTTGGGTATATGTTCTTCGGGTTAATTTGAATGGTGTCTTCTGCTATTCAATTAGAGTGTTATTTGATTACAGGTTAAAGATACTGTTCAAGTAGATCAAAATGTTTGACGACATTTAGACGAAGAGCTTCGCAGAGATGACTGGGATCTTCTGGTCAGTTgttattggatcttttacccCTTAACTTTTACCTATGTTCACCTTCAGTCACCATTTGAAGTCACATCTCCACTCTTGTTCACACACACTAGATGTAAACCTGCCTATTTGATTACCCTTCTATGCTGAAGAACAGTGGTTGACACAATAGGTGATAATTATCTCATAgtcaaaataaagtaaatggaTCAGTTGGACCAGTAGATGGCTAGCCCTTTAATCCATACTTACTGTCGTTTTCCAGGACATCCGTGCAGCGGAAGATCCTGAATTTTCGTGCCCCCTTCCCCGGGGTAGGAGATGGCATCTTAATGTATAGAAAAGTTCAACATGACTTAGTGATTTAAGTAATGCTAACCaagcaaaattatttaaaaaatatggaGTTGAGAGAAGGGCTCCATTTTCATCTGCTTTCATGTTTATTATGGATGACATAATGATCTTAAGAGATTGACCATAGGGACCCAACCATATTGGTTTGTTTATAACTTTATCAGGTTAATGATCCATTGAGTCTTGACTTATGAGTTTGATTCTATTGTTCTGAGAAGTCTCTCTGTTTATGGCTTTATCTACCGGCAGCTATATTATTCCATCTCTAGCTGATGGGGGGGTTGACTTTCCCGTGTTAGGAATCTCTATCTTCGAGAGATAAATCACTCAGTCCATTTCCCTTCACGACGCTGATAATGCTGATTGTTACTGGTACCTACTGACTTTATCTTTCAGATTTTCCATTATTTAGGTCTGGATCATGTTGGTCATCTTAGTGGATGAACCGAAATGCTATGCTAAGCCTTGGAAACAGAGGTACGATAAAGAAATGGCGGGACGTTGTATGTTCTGTATTCCCTGGTAGACTGAACCTTAGTTGGGATTTTTGGTTGAACTAGTGTCGATAGTCTATGGGCACGAACCCACATTAGAGAATATTGTTTGTTTCTCCCCTTAAAGCTTTTTGATTTTAATGGATGTGAGAAGGTGTCCATTGCTGACTTCACCTTTTGGTCGCCTGTTGCCTCTATAATTgtcttgtcaattttttttaaattgctagTTATCATGAGCATACTCTTTTCAGCTTGTCCCCTGTGATGTGATATGTTCGATATTTTTGTCATTATGAAAGAATGTTAAAGCACTTTGATACAGAATTTCTGGCCTCTGcgaatatttctattttttgtcatcgaaaagaggaaaaagcactGAATTTTTGCAGGGGGGGTGTCTTTATCTTATTTAGGCCAATGATGCGAGGGTGGATTTGTATGATAAAGAGAAAGAATTACAAGATGTTAAACAAGAGGTTTTGGGGCTAAAACAAGCGTTGAAAGATGCAAATGATCAATGTGTCCTTTTTTTCAATGAAGTTCAAAAGGCATGGAAGGTCTCCTATACTCTGCAGTCAGATTTGAAGGTGCGCAACTTCATAGTGGCATTTCTCCAAGTTTTGCATGGAACTTGTATGATGATCAATTACTTCGGTTGGTAGTTATGTCATTTGCACTCCTGATTAATGCTGGCTTCTCTGAGGAAAAATGTGTCCCTGATTTATTTGAGCAACCTCTTTGAACAAATGACTTTGTCTGGGGCAAGATTTCCATGTAGTTGTCCTCGAAATGACCGCCTTTTCCCAAGCGAATTAAATACTATTCTCCAAAGAAAACTATTTCTTGTAACATTAGTTCAATGGATGCTAATGGTTGATAGACACATTGTTCTCTATCTACATCTTTTATCCTTTGTGAAATACATTTTTGATGATGGATTCCCGTGCGGTGTTGCATTTGGTTTTTAATGAGTGTTGTAGTgcgaaatttttatcaaatttgtaGTTATGATGAAGTTTCTGGGTAATATTTAATGATGTTAACACCCATAATTAACTTCTTCCTTGTCTGTAGTATGTGCATAAGCAGTTCAATATAAATCGAGGAAAATGTTgtgttttaatttcgaaatgaTTTCCATTTGTGGTTTTCATTAGTATTATTTACTGAAATCATTACTTTTTCTGATGCAGTCTGAGAACATAATGCTGGCAGATAAGCATAAGATGGAGAAGGAGCAGAATGCGCAGCTCAGAAATCAACTTGCTCAACTGGCACAGCTGGAGCAGGCTCAGAAGCTGCAGATACAGCAGCAAGATTCAACTATTCAGTCTTTGCAAGTTCGTCTTATTTCAAACTTAATGCTTTTCAGCCTGTGCTTTATCATCTATTTCACCACTAAGTTGATCATATGCTTTGCCATTCTTTTATGGATCTTGGATTCTTGGAATTTGACTCTTTGAACTCTTGAAACATGCTTTTTATGGTTATAGTTGCTCCTGGAAAGTTTTGATGATGGTCCTATTTGTGTGAAATAAACCACCAAATATTactgaaaaaaattgatgtagTTTTAGTTTGTACAtgatgtgagacaattgatatGGCTCCAAAGTTTTGTTGAAGTACAGAGATGTTGGTGtttgtgtcacgggccgagagtttccttggcctcggaaaCGACCCGCGGGCGCCTAGCGAGCGAAATTCGCCAGGCCAGCCCTTTCTTTAGCCGTTCCACGAACGATACGGTGAATGATTTTTCGTGCGAGATCCTACCACGCCCAGCTTCGCTCGGGTGTCTGGTCCATCGAATGAGATAACAGTTCTTTTTAGgcacaacaactggtttcggcctgccatgggctcgtcaggagagcggcatcagctcccgacTAGTTTGTGCATAggaggcctaccccgtcttcagagctcctaagtgatgtaatccttctatcctagaactcctagcaccaaccgtcctgacgccactcccacgaaccagttgtgttctacccttctgcctcacactcttcaccagataaccccaaacgccactcacaagtgtcacgaatacgggaggattcacggaccgtgacattTTCCCCCACTCAATTCGCAACGCCCTCGTTGCGATCT
Above is a window of Eucalyptus grandis isolate ANBG69807.140 chromosome 9, ASM1654582v1, whole genome shotgun sequence DNA encoding:
- the LOC104418291 gene encoding GPI ethanolamine phosphate transferase 2 codes for the protein MSPSSITCSRFAIIAAAALLLQSLGLSLFIFGFFPTNPALSGVSGPESFRAPWPNGVGNDSAAALPPEELKRLYQELSEISPPFDRLILMVVDGLPAEFVLGRDDKPPREAFVEAMPYTQLLLANGSAVGYHAKAAPPTVTMPCLKVVSLGYFYVLG